AATAGCACTTATATAGCAAAGTTACTATACAGAATATCagtatggtaaaaacatgcatatAGTAAAATTTACTTAAAATTAACTGCATGagtgcacttacacacacacacacacacacacacacacacacacacacacacacttacccaagATAAAATATTATAACACAGACGAAAGAGAGGGCACCCTGGATCTTCACTGAGCTCATCACCACTCGTATGAGCTTTTAAGAAAAGACTGCAGGTTTATAACAGTGCCTCAGTGTGTTATAACAGTGCTACTACACAAAAGTGCATGCCTGCTGAAAATGACTGGCTACATGCTTGAATATACGAGACATACAAGAGCTACATATGAATATGAAATTTAAGTGAAAACGTTGCTTAGAATGTTGCAAAACAGTAACCTGTGATCATTTGGAAACTGGGCGCAATTTTGAGCAGTTAAACACAGTCGACAGTGTGATGTTTTAACAGGAGGTTACCAGTAATGCAAGAGGAAGAGGGATGAAGCCCATTCTTCTTGATACACTGTCACTGTAGTCTGTATATGCCTGCACCCCCCCCAAAGAAACAAACACCTGTTTAaaaccaccacacaccattgctacaaagtccttcataagCAGAATTATGAATGAATAGTATGAATAGAATTATGAATGAAAAGTATGAATAGTATGAATGCTAAActaaatttttttcaaaatgctGGACTCTATTTTCATGAACACAGCACAAGTTCATAAATCAGACGTAAGACCACAGTGCAGGCACATGTGTGTGGGGCAAAAATCAGACTGAAGACCATGGCTGAGGCACATGTGGGCGTGGCAAATGTTTCCATTTTCAtagaaatgcaaaacaaaaatttTATAGTTGATGAAAACCTTATCAGGGAAGTCACCACACCAATATTACTGTAGCATAATATGATGGGGACACCTGAAGcaacattatttttgtttagacaaaTGTAATTATTTCAATATATTTTCCATACATAATGATGTGCCAACTGATTCACAATGAATAGTCACAACAGAATTGTTTTTTAGAaaataattacatttaattTAGAGATATTTTAGTGTGCTGCTGTTTGTGGCCAAAATCCGATTGTAAGAAGTCCTCACTTCTGCCAAGCAGAACGACGGAAATAACTCCGTGTTTAGGTTTCTGTGCTAAGAGCATGATAGCTTTGAGCCAAAATGGGTCCAAAACCACTGGAGCACCGGTGCATTTGGAgcgtccccacaccacacaacaaACACTTCTGCCGTGTGCCCTGGGTGGCTCCAGCCCTGACATTACATCCTTAAACTGGCAAGCAGCTTCATTTCTGATTCAgtccaaagtgtgtgtgtgtgtgtgtgtgtgtgtgtgtgtgtgtgtgtgtgtgtgtgtgtgtgtgtgtgtgtgtgcttaagaGCACTCACGTTCTTCTGCCTGCTGCTGACGAGATCAAAGGCCAGACTTGCTCTGTATTCTCCGTAGACCTAAACACCCACATAgacacacgcgtgcgcacacacaaatcAGTAGTTAGCATGGGCAGCTGAATCATAAATGTGTGCAGGGGGGTGTTGCTGTATATGAAATTGCAGGTTTTAACCAGTGGCCACATTCAGACACAACTAAAACTCCAACCTTGccataaaatgaaaaatgtaaatgtaaaaattacCTTAACTAAAGACGTAAAACATAATTCTTACTGATCAAATCAAaagattttaatttatttatatttccaGAGCTAACGCACGCACTCCTCCTGCCAGCTCCATGTGATTGCTCCATTTACCTGTGTAATACATTAAATCTGACCTTAGTAACTAAAAGGAGACCTTTTTGCTCTAGTGGTGTTGCTCCCATGACTGTAAGAACTTTGCCTCACATAAAATTTAGTAATgtaagaagacacacacacacacacacacacacacacacacacacacacacacacacacacacacacacacacacacacacacacacacccttcatgcCCTAAAGCCTAAAACACAGCCCTGCAaaccttcactgtgtgtgtgtgtgtgtgtgtgtgtgtgtgtgtgtgtgtggtgacacaCTAATCTTCCTGACTGAACAAAACTAAGCCACTGTAAGACAGAACATGTATCTGACTCTAAGCCCTTCCAGTAATAGTATCTTTCTCTTCTTGTACACACTCTCATTCCCTCctccaaataataataataataatcaaatatGCAAATGAATCAAATCTGTATAATTAAATAACTACTCTGCAGTACTACACTTATACATCAAACTAATAATCTTTCTCTTATATGTCCAACCAGACTCACTCCCAAATGGTAGGTCAAGTAACACTTATCTATTGATATGCAAAAATAATTTAATCGTAATTATGGGACGTGTAAGGGGAagcgagagaggaagagggaagcatgaggagaagaggaggggaggcgtgaggggaggtgtgaggtgaggcgGGAGACTGAGAGGTGCAGGCAGCTTCACATTGTCAGGAGTCTTTCACTGCCCGTCTCTGTGCAGTTACTGGAATTATCAGGTCACCTTAAAGGCAGTAGTGTCACATTCCTGCCCCCGGGGAAACCTGCACCCCTTTGTTAATGCTCCTCTTCAGTGTCCAAAGGCACAACATGTTTGGTTTAATGGACTAGGGCGATGATTCTCATGTTTCCTCCTCTTTAAGTCATATCCTGCCTCATTTTTAACTGTATTGTAGACGCCTTTTGGAACTGGCAGGTGTATTACAGTAAATTACTGCAGCAGCTTAACTGACGTAAGCTGTGTTTCCAACAAGGCGTGTTGGAAAAGTGTAGGCAGTAAATTTAGTTCCTTTATTGTACTCAACTCCTTCTGtggattgttgtaaaataattaTTTGCTGGCAACAGACACAGTAAAGACAAGAAGAGCCTCCTTAATGTTGTGATCATGTTACCCGACTGCAAATAACAACTGCTACTGCTACTGGCTGGACATTTTATTAAAGTTAACTTCTAgcaatgatttttttaaatggcgGACGACCACTGCCACATCTTAATTTCTTAAGTACTCACGTCTGCTGGAATGTCATTGAATTTGGTGATGAAGGCATGCTTCACCACATCCACGGCGATCTCAGAACCAATGACCATACACACATCAGGAAACAACACCCACAGGTGATCTGAAACCAACAACCACCAACCATCAATAACCATCAATCACTGCAGACAGAACGCAATAAAAAAGCATCAGACCTTGTCCATTATAAATAACTGTGCTCAAGACACATCAGGGTTTTCATACTGTTAAacataaaacaacatatttataTACAAGCCCATTTAATGTAAATAGGTCCTAGCAGGTACCCACAAGTTGTTTGGTTAgagcacaggtgtcaaactcaaatgtggcccgccgcataattttatgtggcccgcaagagcttaaaaagccaaattgtccaaaaaaagaagtaaaagtgagcaaaaactaaatttcccacaattatgttacccgcgaagtgacggcatctcgacacagtgtttccatatcgatgcgattttcccactaagtgtaattgagaaatacaaataatgatcccaaaatgtccaggaagagaaacatcgatgcagatagaagggtgtttcaagaaagatggggAAGCGATGTTTGCGCTTGAAGGAGAAAACGGGTATGAAGCGGTAGCGgttgtcaaagagtacaatatacgtcggtattttgcgaccaaacacggagccaagtatgccaaaattagccatcaagaaaaatgacgaattgtcaaagaattaaaaaacaaactgcgatcgcaacagaatgtgttcacaaccacaaacaaaatggcaataaaagctgctttgttgtggctgaatAAATCGCTGcgcttcagtctttttcagagggagcatttttgaagcacaattgctTCAAAAcaaagttttgaacaaagttatatatatatatatatatatatatatatatatatatatatatatatatatatatatatatattattatatcatatatatatatgaatgaacattttttctttattcacttggagaGTTTGAtcattgatggagtaatgtgggtttcataacctaacaaatttaaaagatttatgttataataacagagcaacaagcaaacattttttttacatttacgcaaatatatctgtaatatttgtaacttgaataagtaataaattcagagatatttaacattaaggagtaggtacatttataagttacatatgaccagtggcggagccaaagggggggcaggggaggcaattgccacccccaacagagcccttgccacccctagtgccaccccactggaaatggtaattttaagagaaaatatgtgtttcatttagttcatcatttgtatatggacccctctgaaaaagccttggtcaccctttggccaccccttgaaaaaaagtcttGCTCCGCCACTGCATATGGCCCTCcgtgggtaacgattatgctgatgtggcccgtggtgaaaatgagtttgacacccctgggttAGAGAGTATTTACCTGGATTCCATGAGAACTGTTCCATATTTCTGAGGCAGACAATTAATAAGAGCACATAGTTTGTGAATCTTTCTTTGATATCTGAAAAGTGAGATACACAGAAAAGGTTTCGATGTAAAAAAAGGTTTAGTAGCGTCCATCGACATGGGCTCGGTTGGGCTGGCTAAACTGGCAGCTCTCTGTGGCTTACCACTGTTGGACATCTGAAAGAGATTATTCTTTTCAAACTTCTTAAACACACTGCCTTTGATCTCAACAAActacagagaaggagagaagaagaAATGTAAGATTCAACATAAAAGAGCGATTTGTATGATGGTTTTTATGTGTGATTGTAATTTAGACTTATTGCAATTCGGACTTCTTTTGAAGTGAacatgtgagaggtgtgtgtgagagttctACACAATAGGTAAACTTTCCATTTTCTGAAACTAAGTTTCAATTGTGCAataaaaataacacacacacacacacacacacacacacacacacacacacacacacacacacacacacacacacacacacacacacacacacgcatacatatgTCAAGGGAGAAAACCAAAATGCTCAAGATACTCCCTTCTGACACTGTTGCACacgagtgtgagtgtgaatgtgtatatgtgtactcACATTGTTGGACATCATGATGGTGAGCAGGGATTTGTTGTGCGAGTTGAATGCCACGTTCAGGGTCGTGGCCTGAACCATAATGAGAATGGCATGAAGAACTATAGCTCATGTTCAGgaaaacacgcacacatgtcATTTTTTGTGTCTGAATTTAAATTACTCAGAGTGATTTCAAGAACCTGCTTTGTTATTGTGTTACTGGGTGActttaatattaatatatacaGGATGAGGACTCTTCTGAAGCCAGGGGAGTTCTTGACTGCAGAGGTTTTCCTCAGTTATGCTGATTTCTCCACACAATCATGGTCTTGCACTAGATTTCCATAGTATGGATGGCCTTgaagttatttttgtttctGTTGCTGGTTTTACTGACTATGTGATGTTCAAGTGTTCTTTCAGTATGGCTTCCCCCAAATGTCTTAAAATTGATTGTTTGTTTGTAATTTCAACCATCCACCATCATACTTTCACCACCTCTCTATGAGGTATATCTAGGCTATTCTCCCCTGGTGACATGGATGCACTCGGCAACAGCACTGCGTCTGAGACAACAGCACTGCGTCTGAGACAACAGCACTGCGTCTGAGACAACAGCACTGTGTCTGAGACACTCAGTGCTCATGCTCCCCTCAGGTGTTCCTTCCTCCACGGTTCAACCCAGAGCTCAGCACTATGGAAACCAAAGTTGAGCATCTTGATCAATGGTATAAGAATACGgtttcttttaaaaaatgtatatcTGCTATTTCCAATCATAATGATAATTTGacttgttttttttctccattaGTTACCATTAGTTTTttcatctctccccctctcaaaACAGCAACTGTTTAAGCCATATTTAAGAAATCTGGGTTACATCCGTCCTCATTGGCCAATTACAGACTCATCTTTAATCTCCTTTAGCTCTCCATGGAAAGTCATGAGAAAAGTTGTAGCCTCCCAGGTTCTGTGAAGAAACAATCTTTACGAAATATTTGTCTGGTTTTCGCACTGTGCACAGTACTGTGTCTGTTCTCTGAGAAGCTGCAAATCATCTGCTGCTTCAGCTGAGGTTAGCTGGATCTCATAGAAGGTCATGATACAGTATAGCATGCCCTATGAATTTCAAGACTGTTGTCTTATTGATTACTGATTCAGCTCGAAATGGGTTGTGGTCATATCTCAGTAATATAACATTGATAACACTGATAACATTCAGATTTATATTAGTACTTTTTCTTCCACAGCTTCAGGAACACTGTACTTTCTCCAATAGGATCTAAATCGCTACTCTCTGGTTTCTGGATGGTGCTTATCAAAATTATGAGTCCCGTATCAAATCATTCACCAAAACTGCACTGCATCATCTACACAACATTGCATGCTTTTGCCCTACGCTCAGTGATAATGATGCAATAACAGTGATGAAATACATTACTCCAAATTACTGGAAAACTCCCTGTTAAACCGATTACAATACTTTAATACTTACATATctctgcagctagagtcctttCATCCACCAACATATAACCATATAACCATATAACCGCTGTGCTTCAGCAGCAACGCTGGCTACCTCTTATCTCCAGTATGAAGTATAAAATCTTCTAACTTTCAGACTCTTCTTGTTCTCGATGATCCTCCAGCTTTTCAGAACACCGACTGTTCAGAACACAGACTGTTCAGAGCGATTCGACTTTCCTCTTAATTGCCCATTATTCTTCCTAGATGTAATTTTTTCTTCTCATTGTAAATGTAAAGCATCATTGGTTTTACGAAAGGCATTCATTAACTATAAATTGAtcttactattattattattattatcattactaCTATGCTAATTAAAGTGGAGCAGAATGACTGTTAATGCTTGGTCAGCTGACTTGAGTGCGTTAGAAAAGACCCCATATTGGCACTCTCCTGCCCAAGGATACAGACGTACAGGACCGCCATGAGGAAGTGTGGTATCACGCCTATGTGTGCACGCTTCCTCTCCTTGGGCTCCGTGGCTGTCCAGTACAGGGCGTCCAGAATATCCTGTCCGAAGGATGAGAACAGGCGGTCTGCCATCTGCAAGACAGAGAcaaggagaggagggagagagggaaaaaaagaaaaacaagataaaAAGCCAGTTTAAGTGTGTTAGAATAGGGTAAGATTatgagattagattagattagagaaCTAGGCTGTACAAGAGTGGGTTCGTCAAGATGTTCCTAACACTAAGCACTTTGCAATCTTGTACTTAAGAACATAAATGTACGAGTGTTTTGTGAAACCCTTCATAACAAACATGTCTTAACCTTACTGTTGAACACATTCACTATCTGATATAGTGAATATCAAGTTCAATATCAAGTTCAAAGCTTGGCAGGGGTCACTGGCTTGCCTGAGACATGGTGCTTTACTTCAAAGTATGTAAACATTACCTCCAACATCTAGGAGGTATTAACATTTAGGACTTCTTCATACATACTACGTTTTGGGTTCAAGATTGTGACAACACTTCATAGaatccaagaatcgatccgattccgattctgaagattatgAATAGATTTTTTTCGAtataatcgattcgatccaattcggggtttagtgttattaaaaatgtatttgagctgtttcctgactgtgtacagaagcaacatgttaaaactagtattatatcgatattaatcagcaaatagttactggtaggtggtagttactgatggctggaagactggtgaaaagggtaatcataaatctaccttcaagaaaggaaATCCAGGACAATACACAGAGGACATTtttgtctatatctgcaacagtggactcctactgggacactaaccagtgtattattattatgattgaaataattaagaattcacctaaaagctgttgctaccaaatgcatttttattttaaaagtgctcacaattaataaactgaaagtataaaatgtaaacgtgtatttttctttaaagtgagaatataagaacagaactctcacgttacggtccccgacccctcccttttgggggTGTGTTGATGTCGTctgcgtctagtcgtctgcggatctccgtgggtgcgggtgtgtccgAGTGTTattatcagtctcacctgtggctcgtttcGTCATCACAGGGGGTTTATTGGgcttgtctacttaatgtgcgttcgcgcggcgtcctgtgctcgtcgttgtttgaatcacacatgttctatgtaaacgtgttttatgtgcgctgtctgcgcttcggtaaatgtaataaacgtaacgatttggaaagtgcaaagaatactgtctcgtccatcgccttgcgcccaacgttacaagaacattttaaacttttttaaactgtaaaaccactgggtaaactgtcagtgacatggactaactgtaaatagtcactgacactggataaactgtccttctgtttttagatttccgatttgactatcgtcatTACCGGcgctgtccgacgccatgttgttttacagttagttagaccgagcacgcctgcgtgaattcagtgacgaggcgggggtaaaagttcactggggggaatgtaaaaaattattttttttaaattatttaaaaaaataataataaatcgatctttggacgtacgaatcgattatcagatcatcatatgcgaatcgattctgaatcggaaaatcgattttttcaacacaggcctagtgaTTAGCATTAAGTACTTTGGATGTGCAGGCTGGCCTAGGAGCAGTGATGTAGTACCTCCAGCATGTTGTAAATGATGTAGAGTTTGATGACCGACTGTCCCCTGATCAGATGGTACATCATGGAGTAGTCCACATAGTGCATCATGGAATAGCACAGCACCATGATAAACCCCTTCAGCACATCACACACCTGAGCAGGCTGCAGCAGGCGAGAGccactgtggacacacacacacagcacgcacgcacagcacgcacgcgcgcacacacacactgttaaaatCAAACACCTTTGTTCTTTTTTAGTGAGCCACAAGCCCACATTTCTGCAGAAATAAAAGAGGCATGAAGGAATCTATGCACATACACAACCTGTTAGTGATTTAAAAGCTACAATACAGCCACAGACTACACAGCCTGTCATGCAGCACACCTTAAACAAATGTGAttcaaatgtataaaaatacatataaaatTATAGATAAAAGAaagataaaatgtaatttaaaaggATACAAAACAGAGCATAAAATAACAATGTTAATATAATATGATGACTCTGCCCCTTATTCCCTTAATGGTCCTAAAGCCCATTATATGATGTAACCCCTCTGTGCATCCTTCTCTGTGAGTGAGGACTGAGGAGACTGCACTATAAATgcaacacaacactgccacctACTGGTTGAACTCATTCAGAACCGTGAAAAAAAGGAGCAAAACCAACACAGCGCGGGATTAGAGAGCTCAGACAGCCATCATGTGCCTGTGTGCATCATGtgcatgtgagagtgtgtgtgtgagtgtgtgtgtgagtgtgtgtgtgagtgtgtgtgtgagtgtgtgtgtgagtgtgtgtgtgagtgtgtgtgctggctgAGTATGTAAAGCAGCTGTGTTCATTTCAGCACTACGGTATGCTTCTGCGTACCTTCGTTTTTTGCAGTAGGGGCATATACTAGCCCTGCAGGCACAGAAATAGATGGTGAGTTCAAATTTTGTTTGCGACCATCCACGGGGAGCTACCAGGGCAAATTAGGTCTCCGCCTACTGTCTACCACAGGAACATTCTGTCTAGTGGACGTGAAGGACATGTCCACATGTATGTCCCAAAGCCTTCCATTAGGGGGTGTGAGTTTGGGTTATATAGAGGACAGGATCCAACATAAAACATGTATAGCTCACCTAGGTCAGGCAACAAATGACATTAACAATCATAAGGTTGTGGGTTCAGTTCCCAAGAAGCACATACTATGAAATATACagaagttgctctggataagactAACCAAATGCTGATATTGAAAGAAGAGTTGGtggcattttttttacatgataaTAGGAGTAAAAACAAATTCTATTTGAATAGACCAGTTGAGTGAATGAGAACAGCACCACGATGGATTTCTAGATGGACTTTCGGTGTGTGTCAcccctgcaggctggagtaAACAATACAGGTGCTGGTGTACAAATGAAA
This Brachyhypopomus gauderio isolate BG-103 unplaced genomic scaffold, BGAUD_0.2 sc77, whole genome shotgun sequence DNA region includes the following protein-coding sequences:
- the tapt1b gene encoding transmembrane anterior posterior transformation protein 1 homolog isoform X2, with the translated sequence MADTVATGLEDEKETENEDKEREKRPFHSTGRAEKSGGTSELTETLGFYERKAKKQDSKRSLSDLSLLRFVSAELTRGYFLEHNEAKYTERRERVYTCLRIPKELEKLMVFGFFLCLDAFLYVFTLLPLRVLLALIRLLTLPCCGLGGSRLLQPAQVCDVLKGFIMVLCYSMMHYVDYSMMYHLIRGQSVIKLYIIYNMLEMADRLFSSFGQDILDALYWTATEPKERKRAHIGVIPHFLMAVLYVFLHAILIMVQATTLNVAFNSHNKSLLTIMMSNNFVEIKGSVFKKFEKNNLFQMSNSDIKERFTNYVLLLIVCLRNMEQFSWNPDHLWVLFPDVCMVIGSEIAVDVVKHAFITKFNDIPADVYGEYRASLAFDLVSSRQKNAYTDYSDSVSRRMGFIPLPLALLLIRVVMSSVKIQGALSFVCVIIFYLGMITLKVLNSIVLLGKSCVYVKEANMEEKLFQSPPSTVSSRVSSRPHHTKHTHEPPGEPVEEGMSASVITQPAHQPECTASKFPTSNSDQFLTTPDESEEKVLSQDGTELVHRAPKKDLLEIDRFTICGNRID
- the tapt1b gene encoding transmembrane anterior posterior transformation protein 1 homolog isoform X1; this translates as MADTVATGLEDEKETENEDKEREKRPFHSTGRAEKSGGTSELTETLGFYERKAKKQDSKRSLSDLSLLRFVSAELTRGYFLEHNEAKYTERRERVYTCLRIPKELEKLMVFGFFLCLDAFLYVFTLLPLRVLLALIRLLTLPCCGLGASICPYCKKRSGSRLLQPAQVCDVLKGFIMVLCYSMMHYVDYSMMYHLIRGQSVIKLYIIYNMLEMADRLFSSFGQDILDALYWTATEPKERKRAHIGVIPHFLMAVLYVFLHAILIMVQATTLNVAFNSHNKSLLTIMMSNNFVEIKGSVFKKFEKNNLFQMSNSDIKERFTNYVLLLIVCLRNMEQFSWNPDHLWVLFPDVCMVIGSEIAVDVVKHAFITKFNDIPADVYGEYRASLAFDLVSSRQKNAYTDYSDSVSRRMGFIPLPLALLLIRVVMSSVKIQGALSFVCVIIFYLGMITLKVLNSIVLLGKSCVYVKEANMEEKLFQSPPSTVSSRVSSRPHHTKHTHEPPGEPVEEGMSASVITQPAHQPECTASKFPTSNSDQFLTTPDESEEKVLSQDGTELVHRAPKKDLLEIDRFTICGNRID